Proteins co-encoded in one Yamadazyma tenuis chromosome 1, complete sequence genomic window:
- a CDS encoding uncharacterized protein (EggNog:ENOG503NWGK; COG:S), with protein sequence MGRTGKDGAEGPSMNNEHIIVLPNNTEPNAALPIPLSVAHRSVKSVSAGSSVPAARRSVFSDNKELFPRHSSYSAASSTSYGPMKESFNAIREETTIDNVEFSTPQLNHIDLNFDWNTIESLDLQNSVGHHLNDYGLSFRKDASNMINKNTATPSDYEPSPHTQENYRSPNFKFDSKRRKVDDISPNGTPATSANSKDMNLELDGLSHFKIDMDIHKHNDKGRHHSTPGSVGTPASMKGPLSTQSQGHASQGQFGQIHSNSPMHAMPREHESISDNGDWLQEIINTPYEPVFSNDTAASPKMFDEITSLFKTRQSDLSKHMHSDHHDLQASQHQIPMGNNNQIPNNEDHEKIVNFGIDISQDQTMNLNKDIFQDLDYFKDANINSYFICDEVRERIMVMSNLSDMQFPKVDELNNYMKLYEKEFNKYFPFIHLPSLRNPMVDKFENIPLLLAMTSIGALYSYNDANTLLLFNLSKYHIQNFFEKEVTLDNLQFKKVPLMAHQCLVLHIFISMFLNEPPMIDITSRQMKSMVGLIKSTNFHKPLDKFLVPPKSIIHLKTNDQNMNIGDVEYDHDTGLVQTNFDYFIMAQSRIRTIFVFYMLQQVRTSTLLDLSILLNGSTISSGNYCCNENLWKCENSSQWLGELMKMNNKQNIIDLSNNGTLNDLIVNLNKFKTMKLSFFNLLCLMVYVHERIQEQFGKLKQQHQNHHHNQVSNFLKFDYINWKLNNQGLKDLLKSWEMNFIKNDGVLIINDMNRHLLSEHNELKLILPMYHLAKIKICVNLTPIIERVVYKDWENMNNYLDHLHLDFDGLKESISYSIDTMDLWNQNILEVNNSIENNLRTPVFFVTCMFVSILLISQFLYYIEQINDKDYGIQLGVTEKILWLKCERILKKCEKTISLNYTQQNLFAEEYENYESIRKLIETNSNSKLIVNSLKLIKLSNKCLFLGVRILADAPIWPLAMGFAEALKNRANYISRTNQI encoded by the coding sequence ATGGGACGTACCGGTAAAGACGGTGCTGAGGGTCCTAGTATGAATAACGAACACATAATCGTATTGCCCAACAATACCGAACCCAATGCAGCGTTACCCATACCCTTGTCGGTGGCCCACCGGAGCGTGAAGTCGGTGTCTGCTGGTTCATCGGTACCAGCTGCCAGACGATCGGTCTTTTCCGATAACAAGGAACTTTTCCCCCGTCACTCGTCCTATAGTGCTGCCCTGTCCACCTCGTATGGGCCTATGAAGGAGAGCTTCAACGCCATCCGCGAAGAAACGACCATCGACAACGTCGAGTTTTCCACCCCCCAATTGAACCATATCGACTTGAATTTCGATTGGAACACCATCGAGTCGTTGGATTTACAGAACTCCGTGGGTCACCACTTGAATGACTATGGCCTTTCGTTCCGTAAAGATGCCAGCAACATGATTAACAAGAATACCGCAACTCCCAGCGACTATGAACCGTCTCCTCACACCCAGGAGAACTATCGGCTgcccaacttcaagttcgacTCCAAGCGGCGAAAGGTGGATGACATCTCGCCCAACGGTACGCCCGCCACCTCGGCTAATAGCAAGGATATGAATCTCGAGCTCGATGGTTTGAGCCATTTCAAAATCGATATGgacatccacaaacacaatgaCAAGGGTCGCCACCACTCGACGCCCGGGTCGGTGGGGACTCCAGCGCTGATGAAGGGCCCTTTATCGACACAGTCACAGGGCCACGCGTCCCAGGGCCAGTTCGGCCAGATCCACCTGAACAGCCCCATGCATGCGATGCCCCGAGAGCATGAGTCCATTTCAGATAACGGCGACTGGCTCCAGGAGATCATCAACACGCCGTATGAGCCAGTTTTCTCCAACGATACCGCTGCTCTGCCCAAGAtgtttgatgaaatcaccagTTTGTTTAAGACCAGACAGCTGGACTTAAGCAAGCATATGCATCTGGACCACCACGATCTCCAGGCTTCTCAGCACCAAATTCCCATGGGAAACAATAACCAGATTCCCAATAACGAAGACCATGAGAAGATTGTCAACTTTGGTATCGACATCTCGCAGGATCAGaccatgaacttgaacaaggacATCTTCCAGGATTTGGACTACTTCAAGGATGCCAACATCAACTCATACTTCATCTGCGATGAAGTGAGAGAAAGAATCATGGTGATGAGCAATTTGAGCGACATGCAGTTTCCCAAGGTCGACGAACTCAACAACTACATGAAACTTTATGAGAAggagttcaacaagtatttTCCTTTCATTCACTTGCCGTCGTTAAGAAATCCCATGGTCGATaagtttgaaaatatcCCTTTGTTATTGGCCATGACATCAATCGGGGCGTTGTACTCTTATAATGATGCAAACACTttacttcttttcaacttgtcgaAGTATCATATCCAGAATTTCTTCGAAAAGGAAGTCACTTTGGACAACTTGCAGTTCAAAAAAGTCCCGTTGATGGCACACCAGTGTTTGGTGCTTCATATATTCATTTCGATGTTTCTCAATGAGCCTCCAATGATTGATATTACTTCCAGACAAATGAAGTCAATGGTGGGGTTGATAaagtccaccaactttCATAAACCATTggacaagtttttggttcCCCCCAAGTCCATTATTCACCTCAAAACAAACGATCAAAATATGAATATAGGCGATGTTGAGTACGACCATGATACAGGATTGGTGCAAACCAATTTTGACTACTTTATCATGGCTCAGTCTAGGATTAGAACTATCTTCGTGTTCTACATGTTGCAGCAAGTGAGAACTTCGACTTTATTGGACTTGTCCATCTTGCTCAATGGCTCCACTATTAGTTCCGGAAACTATTGCTGTAATGAAAACTTGTGGAAGTGTGAAAATAGTAGTCAATGGTTAGGAGAGttaatgaagatgaataaCAAGCAAAACATTATTGACTTGAGTAACAACGGAACGTTGAACGATCTTATTGTTAATTTGAATAAGTTCAAGACCATGAAGTTAagctttttcaacttgttgtgTTTAATGGTATACGTACATGAACGGATCCAAGAACAGTTTGGAAAACTCAAACAGCAGCATCAAAACCATCATCACAACCAAGtgtccaactttttgaagttcGATTATATCAACTGGAAATTGAATAATCAAGGTTTAAAGGATCTTCTTAAATCATGGGAAATGAATTTTATCAAGAATGATGGAGTTTTGATCATTAATGACATGAACCGTCATCTTCTTAGTGAACATAACGAATTGAAGTTAATTTTGCCCATGTACCATTTGGCTAAAATTAAGATATGTGTTAACTTGACTCCAATTATCGAAAGGGTGGTTTACAAGGACTGGGAAAATATGAATAACTATTTGGACCACTTGCACTTGGATTTTGATGGATTAAAAGAACTGATAAGCTACTCCATAGATACCATGGACTTGTGGAATCAGAATATTTTGGAGGTGAATAATTCGATTGAAAACAATTTGAGAACCCCGGTGTTTTTTGTCACCTGTATGTTCGTTTCGATATTGTTAATCAGCCAATTCTTGTATTATATTGAACAGATTAATGATAAAGACTACGGAATCCAATTGGGTGTCACTGAAAAGATCTTGTGGTTGAAGTGTGAaagaatcttgaagaaatgcGAGAAGACCATCTCCTTAAACTACACTCAGCAAAATTTATTTGCTGAAGAATATGAAAACTACGAATCAATCCGGAAATTGATTGAAACAAATTCTAATTCTAAACTAATTgtcaattctttgaaattgatcaaactTTCCAATAAGTGCTTGTTTTTGGGCGTGAGAATCTTGGCTGATGCGCCAATCTGGCCCTTGGCTATGGGATTTGCCGAAGCTTTGAAAAATAGAGCTAACTACATTTCCAGAACCAATCAAATTTAA
- a CDS encoding uncharacterized protein (EggNog:ENOG503P50R; COG:K): MSVNTSRKRRKQRLFSKDIEQLLYALGDGPYSMESTINALEDSLVEYLSDLSTATQIYARSKNRNRIKVDDLPFTLRNDPYKLSRLQYIVNQSQKIENAKKIFDEDDKKLADYGDEDDDEDDDDEQLSKPAEDEEPSGKKFKKSKKKGRQ; this comes from the coding sequence ATGTCAGTGAATACCAGCAGAAAACGGAGAAAACAGCGTCTTTTCTCGAAAGACATTGAGCAGCTTCTTTATGCGCTTGGAGACGGACCTTATTCGATGGAGCTGACGATAAATGCTCTCGAGGACTCGCTTGTGGAGTACCTCAGCGACTTGAGCACGGCCACCCAGATATACGCCAGAAGTAAAAACAGAAACAGAATCAAGGTCGATGACTTGCCCTTCACACTTCGAAATGATCCCTACAAACTCAGCCGTCTTCAGTACATAGTGAATCAGAGCCAGAAGATCGAGAATGCTAAGAAgatttttgatgaagatgacaagAAACTTGCGGACTACGgagacgaagatgacgatgaagatgatgacgatgaacAGCTTTCCAAGCCGGCTGAGGATGAGGAGCCCTCCGGGAAGAAGTTTaagaaatcgaagaagaaaggtCGGCAGTAG
- the ALG13 gene encoding N-acetylglucosaminyldiphosphodolichol N-acetylglucosaminyltransferase catalytic subunit alg13 (BUSCO:EOG092658CI; COG:S; EggNog:ENOG503P3K1) has translation MKLLITTGATVTFTRLLRFVLSDPMLSTYITTGFRHVTVQYGNEIKNGVHVSRCAVNEILRSTAAFKHFQVTDDTCSFEYHDKGGSRIVLEFLSFSPDLNSLIRSSDLIISHGGTGTLIDILKLHKKLIVVYNESLMDNHQKQIAEEFARSQFCVSVGSSQLEQDEFTGYLQALRDGKIVLTSYHSPVEHIVQSIVYRELAHARLHHSRAKS, from the coding sequence ATGAAGCTACTCATTACTACCGGTGCGACCGTCACGTTCACGCGTCTCCTCCGGTTCGTGCTCAGTGATCCCATGCTTTCCACGTATATCACAACCGGTTTCCGCCACGTGACGGTTCAGTACGGcaatgaaatcaaaaatggTGTCCACGTCTCACGATGTGCCGTCAATGAAATTCTACGCTCAACTGCCGCCTTCaaacattttcaagtcaCTGACGACACATGCCTGTTTGAATATCATGATAAGGGTGGCAGCCGGATTGTGTTGGAATTTTTGTCGTTTTCGCCTGATTTAAACTCACTTATTCGCTCTTCAGACCTCATTATTTCTCATGGAGGAACAGGCACCTTGATAGACATCTTGAAACTCCACAAAAAGTTGATCGTCGTATACAATGAGTCGCTCATGGACAATCATCAGAAACAGATCGCCGAAGAGTTTGCTCGACTGCAGTTCTGTGTGAGCGTGGGCTCGAGCCAACTCGAACAAGACGAGTTTACGGGCTATTTACAAGCGCTAAGAGACGGAAAAATTGTGTTGACGTCATATCACCTGCCAGTAGAACATATAGTTCAGTCTATTGTCTATCGCGAATTGGCCCATGCCCGGCTACACCATTCCAGGGCCAAAAgttga